In Gemmatimonadales bacterium, a single window of DNA contains:
- a CDS encoding UDP-N-acetylmuramoyl-L-alanyl-D-glutamate--2,6-diaminopimelate ligase, whose protein sequence is MVDWNELIAALRREGVLVHAPANGAILTGLGIDTRTIAPGQLYCAVRGTTADGHDYAAEAVARGAVAVMGERPMDAGVPEILVTDGRRAASAVARAWYGDPAAAMTLVGITGTNGKTTTTGLVRHLFNADGTAGSIGTLGAFDGAGERVPSTAGSLTTPGPVDLHATFARFRDRGVTHIAMETSSHSLDQGRLDGLSFAAGVFTNLTHEHLDYHRTMEAYLAAKLRLSALLGPAGYEIVNADDPAWSALPPFPRRVTFGELPDAEVRAEEVQLEAGGSTFRLTGRFGRADVRIPLMGSFNVSNALAAAATALALDRPLAEVVDRLAAAPQVPGRMERLADAPMVVLRDYAHTPDAMARVLATLRPLTPGRLILIFGCGGDRDRTKRPEMARIAVEGADLVAITPDNPRTEDPERIMDDMEAGMGGAHHLRFNDREVAIHQVLADAGAGDTVLLAGKGHETYQLIGKTKYPFDERSIVHAALDGRR, encoded by the coding sequence ATGGTCGACTGGAATGAACTGATTGCGGCGCTTCGGCGGGAGGGCGTGCTGGTGCACGCGCCAGCCAACGGCGCGATCCTCACCGGACTCGGCATCGACACCCGGACCATTGCCCCCGGACAGCTCTACTGCGCCGTACGGGGAACCACTGCCGACGGGCACGACTATGCCGCGGAGGCCGTGGCGCGCGGTGCGGTGGCGGTCATGGGCGAGCGTCCGATGGACGCGGGGGTGCCCGAGATCCTGGTGACCGACGGCCGGCGTGCCGCGAGCGCCGTGGCGCGCGCGTGGTATGGTGATCCTGCCGCCGCCATGACGCTCGTCGGCATCACCGGCACCAACGGCAAGACCACGACAACCGGCTTGGTGCGGCACCTCTTCAACGCCGACGGGACGGCCGGCAGCATCGGAACGCTGGGCGCCTTCGACGGGGCGGGGGAGCGGGTGCCGTCGACGGCAGGGAGCCTGACCACCCCCGGGCCGGTGGACCTGCACGCGACCTTCGCCAGGTTCCGCGACCGCGGCGTCACCCACATTGCGATGGAGACCTCCTCGCACAGCCTCGACCAGGGGCGGCTCGACGGCCTCAGCTTTGCCGCAGGCGTCTTCACCAACCTGACCCACGAGCACCTGGACTACCATCGCACGATGGAGGCGTATCTCGCCGCCAAGCTGCGACTCAGCGCGCTGCTCGGACCCGCCGGGTACGAGATCGTCAACGCCGACGATCCGGCATGGTCCGCACTGCCGCCGTTCCCGCGGCGCGTCACTTTCGGTGAATTGCCCGACGCCGAGGTGCGGGCCGAAGAGGTGCAGCTCGAGGCGGGCGGCAGCACCTTCCGGCTCACCGGTCGTTTCGGGCGGGCGGACGTCCGCATTCCGCTGATGGGGTCATTCAACGTTTCCAACGCGCTGGCGGCGGCGGCGACGGCGCTGGCGCTCGACCGGCCGCTCGCCGAGGTTGTCGATCGCCTGGCGGCGGCGCCGCAGGTCCCCGGCAGGATGGAACGGCTCGCCGACGCGCCGATGGTGGTCCTCCGCGATTACGCCCACACGCCTGACGCGATGGCGCGTGTGCTCGCGACGCTCCGGCCCCTCACGCCGGGCCGGTTGATCCTCATCTTCGGCTGCGGGGGCGATCGGGACCGGACGAAGCGCCCCGAGATGGCGCGCATTGCGGTGGAGGGGGCGGATCTGGTGGCGATCACGCCGGACAATCCCCGCACCGAAGATCCCGAGCGGATCATGGACGACATGGAGGCGGGGATGGGTGGCGCGCATCACCTCAGGTTCAACGACCGTGAGGTCGCCATCCACCAGGTCCTTGCGGATGCCGGGGCGGGGGACACCGTGCTGCTGGCCGGCAAGGGCCACGAGACGTATCAGCTCATCGGGAAGACCAAGTACCCCTTCGACGAGCGCAGTATCGTACATGCGGCGCTGGACGGCCGGCGATGA
- the murF gene encoding UDP-N-acetylmuramoyl-tripeptide--D-alanyl-D-alanine ligase, translated as MIWTSADVRRALGLPPGESGGAPYTAVSTDTRSLPAGALFVAIAGERFDGHAHLDEAAARGALGAVVRAGTPPVPGLVLFEVADTVEALGWLARARRRTLTGPVVAVAGSNGKTSTKEMLAVALGTRYKVHATRANLNNLIGVPLTILEAPDDTEALVIEAGASVPGEVPRYRQIIEPTVAVVTNVAAEHLEGFGSLEVVLAEEVAMVDGAPLAVVGTEPPELATRARALARRVVTAGLGGAELRPESVSLDSAGRATVVTDRARFTLPLPGRHLAANAMLAWAVAIHLGLDPLAVARALERVEVPGGRGQVMAFGKLTILNDCYNANPLSFRAAIATAQAMRAGRRLVFVAGTMRELGSEASSWHEAVARDLVALKPELLAAVGDFVPALEPFRGELGDRLVVADDVAALGHQLAPLLEGTELVVLKASRGVALERIIPLLTPRAAHGS; from the coding sequence ATGATCTGGACGAGCGCCGATGTGCGTCGGGCGCTGGGGTTGCCTCCCGGCGAATCCGGCGGTGCACCCTATACCGCCGTCTCGACCGATACGCGGTCTCTCCCCGCCGGCGCGCTGTTCGTCGCCATCGCCGGCGAGCGATTTGACGGGCACGCTCATCTCGACGAAGCGGCGGCGCGAGGCGCGTTGGGGGCCGTGGTTCGCGCCGGCACGCCACCGGTCCCCGGGCTGGTGCTCTTCGAGGTCGCGGATACTGTGGAGGCGCTCGGATGGCTGGCGCGGGCGCGTCGGCGGACCCTGACGGGACCGGTGGTGGCCGTCGCGGGGAGCAACGGCAAGACCAGCACCAAGGAAATGCTGGCGGTTGCGCTTGGCACCCGGTACAAGGTCCACGCGACCCGGGCCAACCTCAATAACCTCATCGGCGTGCCGCTGACCATTCTCGAGGCGCCCGATGACACCGAGGCGCTGGTCATCGAGGCGGGGGCGAGCGTGCCGGGGGAGGTGCCAAGGTATCGTCAGATCATCGAGCCCACGGTGGCCGTGGTCACCAACGTGGCCGCCGAGCACCTCGAGGGCTTCGGGTCGCTGGAGGTCGTCCTCGCCGAGGAAGTCGCGATGGTCGACGGGGCGCCGCTGGCTGTCGTCGGCACGGAGCCGCCCGAGTTGGCTACGCGCGCGCGCGCCCTGGCCCGGCGGGTGGTGACGGCCGGGCTGGGAGGCGCCGAGTTGCGCCCGGAATCGGTGTCGCTCGACTCGGCTGGCCGGGCCACCGTCGTCACCGACCGGGCGCGGTTTACCCTGCCCCTGCCTGGCCGTCACCTCGCGGCCAACGCGATGCTCGCCTGGGCCGTCGCGATTCACCTTGGGCTCGATCCGCTCGCGGTGGCGAGGGCGCTGGAACGGGTGGAGGTTCCGGGCGGCCGGGGGCAGGTCATGGCGTTCGGCAAGCTGACCATCCTCAACGACTGTTACAACGCCAACCCGCTGTCGTTCCGGGCGGCGATCGCCACGGCCCAGGCGATGCGCGCCGGGCGTCGGCTGGTCTTCGTGGCGGGCACCATGCGCGAACTGGGAAGCGAGGCGTCGTCGTGGCACGAGGCGGTGGCCCGCGACCTGGTCGCCCTCAAACCGGAGCTGCTGGCGGCGGTTGGCGACTTCGTCCCGGCGCTGGAGCCCTTCCGCGGGGAGCTTGGCGACCGCCTCGTGGTAGCCGACGACGTGGCCGCGCTCGGCCACCAGCTGGCCCCGCTTCTCGAGGGCACAGAGCTCGTGGTGCTCAAGGCGTCCCGCGGTGTGGCACTTGAGCGTATTATTCCCCTGCTCACCCCGCGAGCAGCCCACGGATCCTGA
- the mraY gene encoding phospho-N-acetylmuramoyl-pentapeptide-transferase, whose amino-acid sequence MFYFWLAPLGKQFILFNLFNYIAFRAAGAGVTALVLSFIVGPAVIRRLRAHKIGQIIRAEGPASHQGKRGTPTMGGLVIIFATILPTLLWARVDNRMVVVAMLATLWMGAIGFLDDYLKIVQGKSRGLVAKWKLAGQCTFGLVLGLYLLFFPVVPVTIIPATATTVPFFKYLVINFAPLLFVGFVVFVITAWSNAVNLTDGLDGLATGLTAIAAATFAAFAYLFGRVDFTSYLNLIYLPGAGELAVFCAALMGAALGFLWFNAHPAEVFMGDTGSLAIGGAFGTVAILLKAEFLLVLIGGVFVAEAVSVTLQTSVYKWFKRTRGREYADAHKVFRMAPLHHHFEKHSWGETTVVIRFWILGILCALVALATLKVR is encoded by the coding sequence ATGTTCTACTTCTGGCTGGCCCCGCTCGGCAAGCAGTTCATCCTGTTCAACCTGTTCAACTACATCGCCTTTCGCGCCGCCGGCGCCGGGGTGACGGCGCTGGTGCTGTCGTTCATTGTGGGTCCCGCCGTGATCCGGCGGCTCCGGGCCCACAAGATCGGTCAGATCATCCGGGCCGAGGGCCCGGCGAGCCACCAGGGCAAGCGGGGCACGCCCACCATGGGCGGACTGGTCATCATCTTCGCCACCATTCTGCCGACCCTGCTCTGGGCGCGGGTCGACAACCGGATGGTTGTGGTGGCGATGCTCGCGACGCTGTGGATGGGCGCCATCGGGTTCCTGGACGACTACCTGAAGATCGTGCAGGGGAAGTCGCGCGGGCTCGTGGCCAAATGGAAGCTGGCCGGACAGTGCACGTTCGGCCTCGTGCTCGGGCTCTATCTGCTGTTCTTTCCCGTCGTCCCCGTGACCATCATCCCCGCCACCGCCACCACGGTGCCGTTCTTCAAGTACCTCGTGATCAACTTCGCGCCGCTGCTCTTCGTCGGATTCGTGGTGTTTGTCATTACGGCCTGGAGCAACGCCGTCAACCTGACCGACGGCCTCGACGGGCTGGCCACCGGGTTGACCGCCATTGCCGCGGCGACGTTCGCGGCGTTCGCCTATCTCTTCGGCCGGGTGGACTTCACCTCCTACCTCAACCTGATCTACCTGCCGGGCGCCGGGGAACTCGCCGTATTCTGCGCCGCCCTGATGGGCGCGGCGCTCGGGTTTCTCTGGTTCAACGCGCATCCCGCCGAAGTCTTCATGGGTGACACCGGCAGCCTCGCCATCGGCGGCGCGTTCGGAACGGTGGCGATCCTCCTGAAGGCGGAATTTCTCCTGGTGCTGATTGGCGGGGTGTTCGTGGCCGAGGCGGTGTCGGTGACGCTGCAGACGTCCGTGTACAAGTGGTTCAAGCGGACGCGCGGGCGGGAGTACGCCGATGCGCACAAGGTCTTCCGGATGGCGCCGCTGCACCATCACTTCGAGAAGCACAGCTGGGGCGAAACCACGGTGGTCATCCGGTTCTGGATCCTGGGCATCCTCTGTGCGCTGGTGGCGCTGGCCACGCTGAAGGTGCGCTGA
- the murD gene encoding UDP-N-acetylmuramoyl-L-alanine--D-glutamate ligase — protein sequence MFPEWRGPGREVAVIGLGKSGGAAARLLRHHGIAVYASDGGSGPTLDSQAAVLRAAGVEVELGGHDLERIGRAVAAVVSPGVPPDAAALRVAREAGVPVLAESELGLRCLASSRTLAITGTNGKTTTTALTAHLLVTAGLRAVAAGNIGQPLSAVALEPEPPEWIAAELSSFQLHGMPSLAPTAGVLTNLSPDHLDRYPTLQDYYADKALLFRNATPGSTWITNADDAEVERMVEGVPGRHQQFSVRRPADAWYDREAGQLMLAGVAVLPRSELMLLGDHNVANALAASLAVRMAGVRLEAVAEGLRSFRALPHRLEPVREVGGVLWINDSKATNIASTEVALNALDRPYVLLLGGRHKGESYQRLAPVLAPRCRAIVAYGEAAPLVDGDLGGSVKVVRAGTFAEVLATARGLAEPGDAILLSPACSSYDMFRNYEERGAEFRAGVESL from the coding sequence ATGTTCCCGGAGTGGCGCGGCCCCGGGCGCGAAGTGGCCGTGATCGGGCTCGGCAAGAGTGGCGGTGCCGCGGCCAGGCTCCTGCGGCATCATGGAATTGCGGTCTATGCGTCGGACGGGGGGAGCGGGCCAACCCTCGACAGTCAGGCGGCCGTCCTCCGCGCGGCAGGGGTGGAGGTGGAACTCGGCGGCCACGATCTTGAACGGATCGGCCGCGCGGTGGCCGCTGTCGTCTCGCCGGGAGTGCCGCCGGACGCGGCGGCGTTGCGCGTGGCGAGGGAGGCCGGGGTGCCGGTGCTTGCCGAGTCGGAGCTGGGGCTCCGGTGCCTCGCGTCATCGCGGACCCTGGCGATCACCGGCACCAACGGGAAGACGACCACCACCGCCCTCACGGCGCACCTCCTTGTGACGGCCGGCCTCCGGGCGGTGGCGGCAGGCAACATCGGGCAGCCGCTGTCGGCGGTGGCACTTGAGCCCGAACCGCCGGAGTGGATCGCCGCCGAGCTCTCCTCCTTCCAGCTCCACGGCATGCCGAGCCTGGCGCCGACGGCCGGCGTGCTGACCAACCTCTCTCCCGATCACCTCGACCGCTATCCGACGCTGCAGGACTACTACGCCGACAAGGCGCTGCTCTTCCGGAACGCCACGCCCGGCTCGACCTGGATCACGAATGCTGATGATGCGGAGGTGGAGCGGATGGTCGAGGGCGTGCCGGGCCGGCACCAGCAGTTCTCGGTCCGGCGGCCTGCCGACGCCTGGTACGACCGTGAGGCGGGGCAGCTGATGCTGGCCGGCGTCGCGGTCCTGCCACGGAGCGAGCTGATGCTCCTCGGCGATCACAACGTGGCGAACGCGCTGGCGGCCTCGCTGGCGGTCCGGATGGCCGGGGTGCGCCTGGAAGCCGTGGCGGAAGGGCTCCGCTCGTTTCGTGCGCTTCCGCACCGGCTGGAGCCGGTCCGCGAGGTCGGCGGCGTGCTCTGGATCAACGACAGCAAGGCGACAAACATTGCGTCGACGGAGGTGGCGCTCAACGCGCTCGACCGCCCCTACGTGCTGCTGCTCGGCGGGCGCCACAAGGGCGAGTCCTATCAGCGGCTGGCGCCGGTGCTTGCCCCGCGATGCCGCGCCATCGTGGCCTACGGCGAGGCTGCACCGCTGGTGGACGGGGATCTCGGCGGGTCGGTGAAGGTGGTTCGTGCGGGGACGTTTGCCGAGGTGCTGGCCACGGCACGCGGCCTCGCCGAGCCGGGCGACGCGATCCTGCTCTCGCCGGCCTGCTCCAGCTACGACATGTTCCGCAACTATGAAGAGCGCGGCGCCGAGTTCCGGGCGGGGGTGGAGTCGCTGTGA
- a CDS encoding putative peptidoglycan glycosyltransferase FtsW yields the protein MSAPAARHPGELRWETRLLAVVTATLVVFGIANAYGALSLQTAGGTGAGFAIRQLVGAMLGLLGLSVVSRIDYHLWRRFAWPFFFATIVVLLIVLLPGTERIAPRINGARRWVDIGPLNFQPSEIARLAIIVWCAALAAKKGVQVRDFKKGVLPFLVGIGAIALLIFLQPNLTMATLVTLLGLIVLFSAGARIGHFILLGFGVLLLLFDKIQSAQYRMARWTTFLNPGDAKDAGMQIHQSLVGIGSGRLLGVGFGEGQQKLFLPYAYSDFMFSTIGEEWGFLGVVLVVVLFGLFLWLGFRIARSAPDPFGQFLAVGITAMIGITAVMHMAVSLALMPTTGLTLPFMSYGRSSLVISLVSTGILINIGRMRGRPAPKPVAE from the coding sequence GTGAGCGCCCCGGCCGCGCGGCACCCCGGTGAGCTGCGGTGGGAGACCCGCCTCCTGGCGGTGGTCACCGCGACGCTGGTGGTGTTCGGTATCGCCAACGCCTATGGCGCGCTCAGCCTGCAGACGGCGGGCGGCACCGGTGCGGGCTTTGCGATCCGCCAGCTGGTGGGTGCGATGCTGGGCCTGCTGGGGCTGAGCGTGGTTTCCCGGATCGATTACCATCTCTGGCGCCGGTTCGCCTGGCCGTTCTTCTTCGCCACGATCGTGGTGCTGCTGATTGTCCTCCTGCCGGGGACCGAGCGGATTGCCCCCAGGATCAACGGCGCGCGCCGCTGGGTCGATATCGGCCCTCTGAACTTCCAGCCGTCCGAGATTGCCCGCCTTGCCATCATCGTCTGGTGCGCCGCGCTCGCGGCCAAGAAGGGCGTGCAGGTGCGGGACTTCAAGAAGGGCGTGCTCCCGTTCCTGGTCGGGATCGGAGCGATCGCGCTCCTCATTTTTCTCCAGCCAAACCTGACCATGGCAACGCTGGTGACCCTGCTCGGCCTGATTGTCCTCTTCTCGGCAGGCGCCAGAATCGGGCACTTCATCCTGCTCGGGTTCGGCGTGCTGCTGCTCCTCTTCGACAAGATCCAGTCTGCCCAGTATCGGATGGCGCGCTGGACCACCTTCCTCAACCCCGGCGACGCGAAGGATGCGGGGATGCAGATTCACCAGTCCCTCGTCGGCATCGGTTCGGGGCGACTGCTTGGGGTCGGGTTCGGGGAAGGCCAACAGAAGCTCTTCCTGCCGTACGCCTACTCGGACTTCATGTTCAGCACGATCGGGGAGGAGTGGGGGTTTCTGGGCGTCGTGCTGGTAGTGGTCCTCTTCGGCCTCTTCCTCTGGCTCGGCTTTCGAATCGCGCGAAGCGCGCCCGATCCCTTCGGGCAGTTCCTCGCGGTCGGCATCACTGCGATGATTGGCATCACGGCGGTGATGCACATGGCGGTCTCCCTGGCCCTGATGCCGACGACCGGGCTGACCCTTC